Proteins found in one Xyrauchen texanus isolate HMW12.3.18 chromosome 30, RBS_HiC_50CHRs, whole genome shotgun sequence genomic segment:
- the LOC127624157 gene encoding RAB6-interacting golgin-like isoform X2, whose translation MAAWAGFSEEELLRMQQNGESTIQTVPVTLGRGRRPAPTNRSRLQLQRERALHLAAHQKVDSGRLPPEQQLSKPPDPPAVSHPAALKSQEEPKLLESELFKHESEFVKHDPEPSAEAMPTVILKELDKQEVEFREKNRLQQLQWEQRIMEEKNKRKKALLTKTIAEKKRLEKAEVEYVAAKLDLHRKTELKEQLTEHLCAIIQQNELRKACKLEELMIQLELSDDEVPMPEVAEQEDKQREGNPQPITENGPAAGIEGCTDVDSSNMNKDSSITEPKICQDNQESRVTDVSADVAR comes from the exons ATGGCTGCATGGGCTGGATTTTCAGAGGAAGAGCTGCTAAGAATGCAGCAGAACGGCGAGAGCA cgatCCAGACTGTCCCTGTCACGTTGGGTCGTGGCCGGAGGCCCGCTCCAACTAACCGGAGTAGGCTGCAGCTACAGCGGGAGAGGGCTCTACATCTGGCAGCCCATCAGAAGGTGGACAGCGGCCGTCTGCCACCAGAGCAACAGCTTAGCAAACCCCCAGACCCACCTGCTGTCAGTCACCCTGCTGCTCTCAAATCACAAGAGGAACCTAAGCTGTTGGAGTCAGAACTGTTTAAGCATGAATCAGAATTTGTCAAGCATGATCCAGAACCATCTGCAGAGGCAATGCCAACAGTGATCCTCAAAGAGCTGGACAAACAGGAAGTGGAATT TCGGGAGAAGAACCGTCTGCAGCAGTTGCAGTGGGAACAACGGATAATGGAAGAGAAGAATAAAAGGAAAAAAGCTCTCCTTACAAAGACAATTGCTGAAAA GAAGCGCCTTGAAAAGGCAGAGGTCGAGTATGTTGCTGCTAAACTGGACTTGCACAGGAAGACAGAGTTGAAAGAGCAGCTCACAGAGCACCTATGTGCAATCATCCAGCAGAACGAGCTACGCAAGGCTTGCAAACTGGAAGAGTTGATGATTCAGCTGGAGCTTAGTGATGATGAAGTCCCCATGCCAGAGGTCGCAGAACAAGAGGACAAGCAGAGGGAGGGCAACCCACAGCCTATTACTGAAAATGGTCCTGCAGCAGGCATTGAGGGGTGTACAGATGTGGATAGCTCAAATATGAACAAAGACAGTTCCATTACAGAACCAAAGATCTGTCAAGATAATCAGGAGAGCAGAGTAACAGATGTttctgcagatgtggccagatGA
- the LOC127624157 gene encoding RAB6-interacting golgin-like isoform X1, with amino-acid sequence MAAWAGFSEEELLRMQQNGESTIQTVPVTLGRGRRPAPTNRSRLQLQRERALHLAAHQKVDSGRLPPEQQLSKPPDPPAVSHPAALKSQEEPKLLESELFKHESEFVKHDPEPSAEAMPTVILKELDKQEVEFREKNRLQQLQWEQRIMEEKNKRKKALLTKTIAEKSKQTQAEAVKLKKIQRELQALDDSVSSDIGVLRKLIEKASIDYSLAWKRLEKAEVEYVAAKLDLHRKTELKEQLTEHLCAIIQQNELRKACKLEELMIQLELSDDEVPMPEVAEQEDKQREGNPQPITENGPAAGIEGCTDVDSSNMNKDSSITEPKICQDNQESRVTDVSADVAR; translated from the exons ATGGCTGCATGGGCTGGATTTTCAGAGGAAGAGCTGCTAAGAATGCAGCAGAACGGCGAGAGCA cgatCCAGACTGTCCCTGTCACGTTGGGTCGTGGCCGGAGGCCCGCTCCAACTAACCGGAGTAGGCTGCAGCTACAGCGGGAGAGGGCTCTACATCTGGCAGCCCATCAGAAGGTGGACAGCGGCCGTCTGCCACCAGAGCAACAGCTTAGCAAACCCCCAGACCCACCTGCTGTCAGTCACCCTGCTGCTCTCAAATCACAAGAGGAACCTAAGCTGTTGGAGTCAGAACTGTTTAAGCATGAATCAGAATTTGTCAAGCATGATCCAGAACCATCTGCAGAGGCAATGCCAACAGTGATCCTCAAAGAGCTGGACAAACAGGAAGTGGAATT TCGGGAGAAGAACCGTCTGCAGCAGTTGCAGTGGGAACAACGGATAATGGAAGAGAAGAATAAAAGGAAAAAAGCTCTCCTTACAAAGACAATTGCTGAAAA GTCCAAACAGACACAGGCTGAAGCTGTGAAACTGAAAAAGATCCAGAGAGAACTTCAAGCACTAGACGATTCTGTGTCCAGTGACATTGGGGTTCTAAGAAAACTGATAGAAAAAGCCAGCATTGATTATTCCTTAGCTTG GAAGCGCCTTGAAAAGGCAGAGGTCGAGTATGTTGCTGCTAAACTGGACTTGCACAGGAAGACAGAGTTGAAAGAGCAGCTCACAGAGCACCTATGTGCAATCATCCAGCAGAACGAGCTACGCAAGGCTTGCAAACTGGAAGAGTTGATGATTCAGCTGGAGCTTAGTGATGATGAAGTCCCCATGCCAGAGGTCGCAGAACAAGAGGACAAGCAGAGGGAGGGCAACCCACAGCCTATTACTGAAAATGGTCCTGCAGCAGGCATTGAGGGGTGTACAGATGTGGATAGCTCAAATATGAACAAAGACAGTTCCATTACAGAACCAAAGATCTGTCAAGATAATCAGGAGAGCAGAGTAACAGATGTttctgcagatgtggccagatGA